A genome region from Struthio camelus isolate bStrCam1 chromosome 26, bStrCam1.hap1, whole genome shotgun sequence includes the following:
- the MLLT1 gene encoding protein ENL has product MDNQCTVQVKLELGHRAQLRKKPTTEGFTHDWMVFVRGPEQCDIQHFVEKVVFRLHESFPKPKRVCKEPPYKVEESGYAGFIMPIEVYFKNKEEPKKVCFTYDLFLNLEGNPPVNHLRCEKLTFNNPTKEFRRKLIKAGGVMVMPEGAETVSRPSPDYPMLPTIPLSAFSDPKKTKPSHGSKDANKESSKASKPHKVTKEHRERPRKDSESKNSSKDLEREQNKPLKDSSRKPTENKLPKEEKAPPKAAFKEPKLAVKETKLENTSPKGGPQPELKSSSKRPSNVESPKPSAKKQKKSSSKGVKNILGTSPRTSSSSYPEKKQTKEKMNAKVEKVKSESEAKEIKKPVEMEESNSEDETSFKSESVQSSPSNSSSSSDSSSDSDFEPSQNHSQGPLRSMVEDLQSEESDDDDSSSGEEAAVKANPVSRDSRLSLSDSDSDNSADSCLPSREPPPGQKLPPANNKASGRKSPESCNKPEKILKKGTYDKAYTDELVELHRRLMALRERNVLQQIVNLIEETGHFNVTNTTFDFDLFSLDETTVRKLQSYLEAVAT; this is encoded by the exons ATGGACAATCag TGCACAGTTCAAGTAAAATTGGAGCTGGGGCACCGAGCCCAACTGCGGAAAAAGCCCACAACCGAAGGGTTTACTCATGACTGGATGGTGTTTGTCCGTGGCCCAGAGCAATGCGACATCCAGCATTTTGTGGAAAAGGTGGTCTTTCGGCTACATGAGAGCTTCCCTAAACCCAAACGTG TGTGCAAGGAGCCCCCGTACAAAGTGGAGGAGTCTGGCTACGCAGGCTTCATTATGCCCATTGAAGTGTACTTCAAAAATAAG GAGGAACCGAAAAAGGTTTGTTTCACATATGACCTGTTCTTAAATTTGGAGGGAAATCCACCTGTGAACCACCTTCGTTGTGAGAAACTGACTTTCAACAACCCCACTAAGGAATTCAGACGCAAACTTATTAAAGCTGGAGGG GTGATGGTAATGCCAGAAGGAGCAGAAACTGTTTCAAGGCCAAGTCCTGATTATCCTATGTTACCCACAATACCACTCTCCGCCTTCTCTGATCCCAAGAAAACCAAACCATCCCATGGGTCAAAG GATGCAAACAAGGAAAGCAGTAAGGCATCCAAGCCACACAAAGTAACCAAGGAGCACAGAGAGAGGCCAAGGAAAGACTCTGAGAGCAAAAACTCCTCCAAAGACcttgaaagagaacaaaacaagccTTTGAAAGACTCCTCCAGAAAACCAACGGAGAACAAACTGCCCAAGGAGGAGAAGGCACCTCCAAAAGCTGCTTTCAAGGAACCAAAACTGGCCGTGAAGGAGACCAAACTGGAGAACACTTCTCCAAAGGGTGGGCCACAGCCGGAATTAAAGTCTTCCAGCAAGAGGCCCTCCAATGTGGAGTCACCAAAGCCTAgtgccaaaaaacaaaaaaagagcagcTCCAAAGGGGTAAAGAATATCCTAGGGACATCTCCCAGGACCTCGTCTTCCTCGTACccagagaagaaacaaaccaaGGAGAAGATGAATGCCAAAGTGGAAAAGGTAAAATCTGAAAGTGAGGCCAAGGAGATCAAAAAGCCTGTGGAAATGGAGGAGTCAAATTCAGAGGATGAAACTTCTTTCAAGTCAGAG TCTGTCCAGTCCAGCCCTTCcaactccagctccagctccgacTCCAGCTCTGACTCTGATTTCGAGCCATCTCAGAACCACAGTCAAG GCCCACTGCGCTCCATGGTGGAGGATCTGCAGTCGGAGGAGTCCGATGACGACGACAGTTCTtctggagaagaggcagcagtcAAAGCAAACCCAGTCAGCCGGGATTCCAG ACTGAGCCTTAGCGACAGCGACAGTGATAATAGTGCAGACTCCTGCCTGCCAAGTCGAGAGCCTCCTCCTGGTCAGAAACTGCCCCCAGCAAATAATAAG GCATCTGGAAGAAAAAGCCCAGAGTCTTGTAACAAGCCAGAGAAGATCCTGAAGAAGGGAACTTATGACAAG GCCTACACGGATGAATTAGTAGAGCTTCACAGGCGACTAATGGCACTACGAGAGCGCAATGTGCTACAGCAG ATTGTAAATCTCATTGAGGAAACTGGGCATTTTAATGTTACCAACACAACCTTTGACTTTGACCTCTTCTCCTTGGATGAGACAACCGTCCGTAAGCTGCAGAGCTACTTGGAAGCAGTAGCAACATGA